One Vigna unguiculata cultivar IT97K-499-35 chromosome 7, ASM411807v1, whole genome shotgun sequence genomic region harbors:
- the LOC114192413 gene encoding uncharacterized protein LOC114192413 isoform X1 has translation MTIDIQTLEDRYIDSCRRQGVLPNSSILSSLFKAEVKKSNHELCKLEILIDDLKDVDIAPLLDLCMNFDASEIEAVDVRNESSCVLNGEHALSLMRAVNKKLRVVHLQDLSYGKDFLRNISQRGLACQVLTLRCSRFRKLNLMGEFMHMHTLNLDFSSSLTSFQEECFNCMPNLMRLSMCDTRITNLWTTVAALSKLPSLIELRFQYWQYCNDSGISFTSCSGKSDDTADFSLLDRIPFIVEPFTNTTELADPNISAEDPLRNFYSLDEEVVNHDVQSMAEDSSDDSEVDFTSHHHRYWLSDVFPGWSSEVPLLYENEEEEDSSQGTFVEPITDVSMKYMSRHASPICYEKHYREFMIASLPNLKSLDNMRIRKIDKERATGIFSQYFEYLPYKWKHKESVVSILQKREIKSGQSKVHSSKNRTSYPSRQSQYFYARSLSAAKLGSSTWPFLHPLSLLGCELDKGFHPRQFEYHPSDSSLMVFGTLDGEVVVINHENEHIVSYIPSLGAMNSVLGLCWLKKYPSKLIAGSDNGSLKLYDIHHIPRKVTGIHGNFGCVTFDEFDQLTSVHVNSTDELFLASGYSRNVALYDINSGKRLQVFTDMHRGHINVVKFANHSPSIFATSSFDHDVKMWDLRQKPIHPCFTVSSSRGNVMVCFSPDDQYILASAVDNEVRQYLAIDGRLHLVFDIAPTESSQNYTRSYYMNGRDYIISGSCDEHVRICCAQTGRRLRDISLEGRNLGSSVFVQSLRGDPFRDFNLSVLAAYMRPGSKSKIVKINLLASSGHTNKDDSDNPHPCPFHSMGA, from the exons ATGACCATCGACATCCAGACCTTGGAAGACAG GTATATTGATTCTTGCAGGAGACAGGGTGTTTTGCCtaattcttctattttgtcAAGTCTTTTCAAG GCTGAGGTAAAAAAGTCCAATCATGAACTGTGCAAGCTGGAGATTTTAATTGATGACCTAAAGGATGTTGATATTGCTCCACTTCTTGACTTGTGCATGAACTTCGATGCTTCTGAAATAGAAGCTGTTGATGTACGTAATGAATCATCATGTGTATTAAATGGAGAACATGCATTGTCATTGATGCGTGCTGTTAATAAAAAGCTTCGAGTAGTCCATCTACAGGATCTGTCATATGGGAAAGACTTCTTACG GAATATTTCGCAAAGAGGTTTGGCATGCCAAGTTTTGACATTGAGATGCTCACGTTTCCGGAAGCTGAACTTAATGGGGGAGTTCATGCATATGCATACCCTAAATCTGGATTTCAGTTCTTCCCTTACCAGTTTCCAGGAGGAATGTTTCAATTGTATGCCTAATCTAATGCGCCTGTCAATGTGTGATACAAGGATTACAAATCTTTGGACAACTGTTGCAGCTCTCTCTAAGCTTCCTTCTTTAATTGAATTAAGGTTTCAATATTGGCAGTATTGCAATGATTCTGGGATATCTTTTACCTCATGTAGTGGGAAGTCTGATGACACTGCTGATTTTAGCCTGCTTGATAGAATTCCTTTTATTGTTGAACCCTTCACCAATACAACTGAACTGGCAGATCCCAACATTAGTGCTGAAGACCCACTAAGGAATTTTTATTCCTTGGATGAAGAAGTTGTAAATCATGATGTTCAAAGCATGGCTGAGGATTCGTCAGATGACAGTGAAGTTGACTTTACTAGTCATCATCATAGATACTGGTTGTCAGATGTTTTTCCTGGGTGGAGTTCTGAAGTGCCTCTTCTTTATGAG aatgaagaggaagaagattcatCTCAAGGCACTTTTGTGGAGCCTATTACTGATGTTTCTATGAAGTATATGTCTCGTCATGCATCACCAATATGCTATGAGAAGCATTACAGAGAGTTCATGATTGCTTCATTGCCAAATCTGAAAAGTTTAGATAATATGCGTATCAGAAAGATTGACAAGGAAAGGGCTACTGGAATATTTTCTCAATACTTTGAATATCTTCCATATAAATGGAAGCACAAAGAGAGTGTTGTAAGTATCTTAcagaaaagagaaataaaatcaGGTCAGAGTAAGGTGCACTCTTCCAAGAATAGGACATCATATCCTTCTAGACAATCGCAATATTTTTATGCTAGGTCTCTCTCTGCTGCTAAATTGGGATCCTCAACTTGGCCTTTCTTGCATCCCCTTTCTCTATTAGGATGTGAATTGGACAAGGGCTTTCATCCAAGGCAGTTTGAGTACCATCCATCTGACTCCAGTTTGATGGTCTTTGGAACTTTAGATGGTGAAGTAGTTGTCATCAACCATGAGAATGAACATATTGTTAGTTATATTCCATCACTTGGAGCAATGAATAGTGTTTTGGGTCTCTGTTGGCTCAAAAAATATCCCTCTAAG CTTATAGCAGGATCAGACAATGGTTCCTTGAAATTGTATGACATCCACCACATACCAAGAAAAGTTACTGGCATACATGGGAATTTTGGCTGTGTTACGTTTGATGAATTTGACCAGTTGACATCTGTTCATGTTAACTCTACGGATGAACTGTTTCTTGCGAGTGGTTACTCAAGAAATGTTGCTTTATATGACATCAACAGTGGGAAACGCTTACAAGTGTTCACAGATATGCATCGTGGACATATTAATGTAGTCAAGTTTGCTAATCATTCCCCATCAATTTTTGCAACTTCATCGTTTGATCACGATGTGAAGATGTGGGACTTGAGACAGAAACCAATACACCCCTGCTTTACAGTTTCAAGCTCCAGAGGAAATGTGATGGTTTGCTTTTCTCCAGATGATCAATATATTCTTGCTTCAGCTGTTGATAATGAG GTTAGACAATATCTGGCTATTGATGGTAGGCTTCACTTGGTTTTCGATATAGCTCCCACTGAAAGTTCTCAAAATTACACCCGTTCTTATTACATGAATGGGAGGGACTACATCATAAGTGGGAGTTGTGATGAGCACGTTCGTATTTGCTGTGCTCAAACAGGGAGGCGCCTGAGAGATATATCCCTTGAG GGAAGAAACTTAGGAAGTTCCGTGTTTGTTCAGTCTTTGAGGGGTGATCCTTTCCGG GATTTCAATTTGAGCGTGTTAGCAGCTTACATGCGGCCAGGCTCCAAGTCTAAAATTGTCAAG aTCAACTTACTAGCATCTAGTGGCCATACCAACAAGGATGATTCTGATAATCCGCACCCTTGCCCATTTCACAGCATGGGAGCTTGA
- the LOC114192413 gene encoding uncharacterized protein LOC114192413 isoform X2 produces the protein MGKTSYGILWNISQRGLACQVLTLRCSRFRKLNLMGEFMHMHTLNLDFSSSLTSFQEECFNCMPNLMRLSMCDTRITNLWTTVAALSKLPSLIELRFQYWQYCNDSGISFTSCSGKSDDTADFSLLDRIPFIVEPFTNTTELADPNISAEDPLRNFYSLDEEVVNHDVQSMAEDSSDDSEVDFTSHHHRYWLSDVFPGWSSEVPLLYENEEEEDSSQGTFVEPITDVSMKYMSRHASPICYEKHYREFMIASLPNLKSLDNMRIRKIDKERATGIFSQYFEYLPYKWKHKESVVSILQKREIKSGQSKVHSSKNRTSYPSRQSQYFYARSLSAAKLGSSTWPFLHPLSLLGCELDKGFHPRQFEYHPSDSSLMVFGTLDGEVVVINHENEHIVSYIPSLGAMNSVLGLCWLKKYPSKLIAGSDNGSLKLYDIHHIPRKVTGIHGNFGCVTFDEFDQLTSVHVNSTDELFLASGYSRNVALYDINSGKRLQVFTDMHRGHINVVKFANHSPSIFATSSFDHDVKMWDLRQKPIHPCFTVSSSRGNVMVCFSPDDQYILASAVDNEVRQYLAIDGRLHLVFDIAPTESSQNYTRSYYMNGRDYIISGSCDEHVRICCAQTGRRLRDISLEGRNLGSSVFVQSLRGDPFRDFNLSVLAAYMRPGSKSKIVKINLLASSGHTNKDDSDNPHPCPFHSMGA, from the exons ATGGGAAAGACTTCTTACGGTATATTATG GAATATTTCGCAAAGAGGTTTGGCATGCCAAGTTTTGACATTGAGATGCTCACGTTTCCGGAAGCTGAACTTAATGGGGGAGTTCATGCATATGCATACCCTAAATCTGGATTTCAGTTCTTCCCTTACCAGTTTCCAGGAGGAATGTTTCAATTGTATGCCTAATCTAATGCGCCTGTCAATGTGTGATACAAGGATTACAAATCTTTGGACAACTGTTGCAGCTCTCTCTAAGCTTCCTTCTTTAATTGAATTAAGGTTTCAATATTGGCAGTATTGCAATGATTCTGGGATATCTTTTACCTCATGTAGTGGGAAGTCTGATGACACTGCTGATTTTAGCCTGCTTGATAGAATTCCTTTTATTGTTGAACCCTTCACCAATACAACTGAACTGGCAGATCCCAACATTAGTGCTGAAGACCCACTAAGGAATTTTTATTCCTTGGATGAAGAAGTTGTAAATCATGATGTTCAAAGCATGGCTGAGGATTCGTCAGATGACAGTGAAGTTGACTTTACTAGTCATCATCATAGATACTGGTTGTCAGATGTTTTTCCTGGGTGGAGTTCTGAAGTGCCTCTTCTTTATGAG aatgaagaggaagaagattcatCTCAAGGCACTTTTGTGGAGCCTATTACTGATGTTTCTATGAAGTATATGTCTCGTCATGCATCACCAATATGCTATGAGAAGCATTACAGAGAGTTCATGATTGCTTCATTGCCAAATCTGAAAAGTTTAGATAATATGCGTATCAGAAAGATTGACAAGGAAAGGGCTACTGGAATATTTTCTCAATACTTTGAATATCTTCCATATAAATGGAAGCACAAAGAGAGTGTTGTAAGTATCTTAcagaaaagagaaataaaatcaGGTCAGAGTAAGGTGCACTCTTCCAAGAATAGGACATCATATCCTTCTAGACAATCGCAATATTTTTATGCTAGGTCTCTCTCTGCTGCTAAATTGGGATCCTCAACTTGGCCTTTCTTGCATCCCCTTTCTCTATTAGGATGTGAATTGGACAAGGGCTTTCATCCAAGGCAGTTTGAGTACCATCCATCTGACTCCAGTTTGATGGTCTTTGGAACTTTAGATGGTGAAGTAGTTGTCATCAACCATGAGAATGAACATATTGTTAGTTATATTCCATCACTTGGAGCAATGAATAGTGTTTTGGGTCTCTGTTGGCTCAAAAAATATCCCTCTAAG CTTATAGCAGGATCAGACAATGGTTCCTTGAAATTGTATGACATCCACCACATACCAAGAAAAGTTACTGGCATACATGGGAATTTTGGCTGTGTTACGTTTGATGAATTTGACCAGTTGACATCTGTTCATGTTAACTCTACGGATGAACTGTTTCTTGCGAGTGGTTACTCAAGAAATGTTGCTTTATATGACATCAACAGTGGGAAACGCTTACAAGTGTTCACAGATATGCATCGTGGACATATTAATGTAGTCAAGTTTGCTAATCATTCCCCATCAATTTTTGCAACTTCATCGTTTGATCACGATGTGAAGATGTGGGACTTGAGACAGAAACCAATACACCCCTGCTTTACAGTTTCAAGCTCCAGAGGAAATGTGATGGTTTGCTTTTCTCCAGATGATCAATATATTCTTGCTTCAGCTGTTGATAATGAG GTTAGACAATATCTGGCTATTGATGGTAGGCTTCACTTGGTTTTCGATATAGCTCCCACTGAAAGTTCTCAAAATTACACCCGTTCTTATTACATGAATGGGAGGGACTACATCATAAGTGGGAGTTGTGATGAGCACGTTCGTATTTGCTGTGCTCAAACAGGGAGGCGCCTGAGAGATATATCCCTTGAG GGAAGAAACTTAGGAAGTTCCGTGTTTGTTCAGTCTTTGAGGGGTGATCCTTTCCGG GATTTCAATTTGAGCGTGTTAGCAGCTTACATGCGGCCAGGCTCCAAGTCTAAAATTGTCAAG aTCAACTTACTAGCATCTAGTGGCCATACCAACAAGGATGATTCTGATAATCCGCACCCTTGCCCATTTCACAGCATGGGAGCTTGA
- the LOC114192219 gene encoding peamaclein, with protein sequence MKLLFATLLLCSLLLSSSFSETAMAYEESSYCSSKCSDRCSVAGVRDRCLKYCGICCSECKCVPSGTYGNKHECPCYRDKLNKKGKPKCP encoded by the exons ATGAAGCTTCTCTTCGCTACTCTACTGCTTTGTTCTCTTCTTCTAAGCTCCTCTTTCTCGGAGACAGCCATGGCTTATGAAGAATCAT CTTATTGCAGCAGCAAGTGTTCGGATAGGTGCTCTGTGGCAGGGGTTAGAGATAGATGTCTGAAGTACTGTGGAATATGCTGTTCGGAGTGCAAATGCGTTCCTTCTGGAACCTATGGGAACAAGCACGAGTGTCCTTGCTACAGAGACAAGCTCAACAAGAAGGGCAAACCCAAATGCCCTTGA